One window of Chamaesiphon minutus PCC 6605 genomic DNA carries:
- a CDS encoding type II toxin-antitoxin system Phd/YefM family antitoxin yields MIYDANFMLNISRDINSLSNFKRNTASFIDRLKDTKSPLVLTINGVSELVVQSAEGYQQLLDRIEYLETTAGIRKGLDELVEGQSVAAIPALEELRSKLQQPKS; encoded by the coding sequence ATGATATATGATGCAAATTTTATGCTCAACATCAGTCGAGACATCAACTCTCTTTCTAATTTCAAGCGTAATACTGCTAGCTTCATCGATCGACTAAAAGACACAAAGTCACCACTAGTCCTCACTATTAATGGCGTATCCGAGCTAGTCGTCCAAAGTGCTGAAGGTTATCAGCAGCTACTCGATCGTATTGAGTATCTCGAAACAACGGCTGGAATTAGAAAAGGACTAGACGAGCTAGTCGAAGGACAATCGGTTGCAGCCATCCCAGCTCTAGAGGAACTGAGGAGCAAGCTCCAACAGCCTAAATCATGA
- a CDS encoding type II toxin-antitoxin system RelE/ParE family toxin: protein MNYTVEILPQALDNIEAAYRWMADNFSPERAEQWYDELMVAVRSLEKFPNRAPQAPEAAEFELDIRQLFVGKGRQYRILFLVEKGRVSILYVRHTSQSWLEREE, encoded by the coding sequence ATGAACTACACTGTCGAAATTTTGCCGCAAGCACTCGATAATATTGAAGCTGCTTATCGTTGGATGGCGGATAATTTCAGTCCAGAACGTGCCGAGCAGTGGTATGACGAATTAATGGTAGCCGTTCGATCTTTGGAGAAGTTTCCTAATCGTGCGCCTCAAGCTCCAGAAGCGGCTGAGTTTGAACTAGATATTCGTCAGTTGTTTGTGGGTAAAGGTCGGCAATATCGAATTTTGTTCTTGGTTGAGAAGGGACGTGTTTCTATTTTGTATGTTCGTCATACTAGTCAATCTTGGTTGGAGCGAGAAGAATGA